Proteins encoded in a region of the Novibacillus thermophilus genome:
- a CDS encoding ABC transporter ATP-binding protein has protein sequence MIQTEGLSKVYGNVHALKNLDLEVAKGSVFGFIGPNGAGKSTTMLILSTLLEPSAGRAFVGGYDVLRHPRKVRKLIGYMPDFFGVYDQFKAVEYLDFFAASYGISKAERHALIPQLLELVNLSDKGDAYVDSLSRGMKQRLGLARCLVHDPELLILDEPASGLDPRARIEFREILKELRDMGKTIMISSHILPELADLCDDMGVMENGELVAYGNVKSIAAQLQTGRVVALRVSERQEAAANFLREHPRVTRVEEEGDGLIRVGLEGDEREQATLLRQLVQADIPVAQFHLAEKNLEDVFMEITKGESDGSVEPSGVE, from the coding sequence ATGATTCAAACAGAAGGTTTAAGTAAGGTGTACGGCAACGTGCACGCTTTGAAAAATCTGGATCTGGAAGTTGCGAAAGGATCGGTGTTCGGGTTTATCGGGCCGAACGGCGCCGGGAAATCGACGACGATGCTCATATTGTCGACGCTGTTGGAACCGTCAGCGGGGCGTGCTTTCGTCGGCGGATACGACGTTTTGCGCCATCCGCGCAAGGTGAGGAAGTTGATCGGCTACATGCCCGACTTCTTCGGGGTGTACGACCAGTTTAAAGCCGTGGAGTACCTTGACTTTTTCGCGGCGAGTTACGGCATCTCCAAGGCGGAGCGCCATGCACTCATTCCGCAGCTTTTGGAGCTTGTGAACTTAAGTGACAAAGGGGATGCCTACGTCGATTCCCTCTCCCGGGGCATGAAACAGCGTCTCGGGTTGGCACGCTGTTTAGTTCACGATCCGGAGTTGCTCATTTTGGATGAACCGGCCTCCGGTCTCGATCCGCGGGCACGAATTGAATTTCGTGAGATTTTGAAAGAACTGCGCGACATGGGGAAGACGATCATGATCAGTTCACACATTTTGCCTGAACTGGCTGACTTGTGCGACGACATGGGTGTTATGGAAAATGGGGAGCTGGTGGCGTACGGCAACGTGAAGTCCATTGCGGCGCAACTCCAGACGGGGCGCGTCGTGGCGTTGCGCGTTAGCGAACGGCAGGAGGCGGCAGCTAACTTCCTGCGTGAGCATCCCCGCGTCACGCGGGTGGAAGAAGAAGGGGACGGTTTGATCCGCGTCGGGTTGGAAGGGGATGAACGCGAACAGGCGACGTTGTTGCGCCAGCTCGTGCAAGCAGATATTCCGGTTGCCCAGTTTCACCTTGCAGAGAAGAATCTGGAGGATGTGTTTATGGAGATTACGAAGGGAGAGTCGGACGGTAGTGTGGAACCATCCGGTGTTGAGTAA
- a CDS encoding ABC transporter permease encodes MWNHPVLSKEFRLRMRSARTPWVLSLYLLVMGGIVLTYISLQTAGGGYFNPEGSRILFMLLSALQLVFIGFVTPGLTAGLISGERERQTLAVLLTTNLSTASIVISKLVAALSFMTLLIVSTMPLYAIVLLFGGVSPLQFVQIFGFYFVAMFFIGSVGVLYSVLIQRTGVATVLAYATVAVIVVGTLIVGMFAAQFYALDQTSPQPQMPFWVTVWFLLNPMVDFMSIFFANELPFIDQTDVNPYLFFLSVYGVSGVVLLGFSIYLLPPVRRKRRDQGAWSKMERG; translated from the coding sequence GTGTGGAACCATCCGGTGTTGAGTAAAGAGTTTCGCTTGCGGATGCGCTCCGCGCGGACGCCGTGGGTGTTGTCTCTCTACTTGCTCGTCATGGGCGGCATCGTGTTGACGTACATCTCTTTGCAAACAGCAGGCGGCGGCTACTTTAACCCTGAAGGCAGCCGGATCTTGTTTATGCTGTTGTCGGCGCTGCAACTCGTATTCATCGGGTTCGTCACGCCCGGTTTGACAGCGGGGCTCATCAGCGGTGAACGGGAACGGCAGACGTTGGCGGTGTTGTTGACGACGAATTTGTCAACTGCCTCCATTGTGATCAGTAAACTGGTGGCGGCGTTGAGTTTCATGACCTTGCTTATCGTCTCGACGATGCCGTTATACGCCATCGTCCTTCTGTTCGGCGGCGTATCCCCGTTGCAATTCGTACAGATTTTCGGCTTCTACTTCGTGGCGATGTTTTTCATCGGCAGTGTCGGGGTGCTGTACTCGGTCCTCATCCAGCGTACCGGTGTCGCCACCGTCCTCGCTTATGCGACTGTGGCGGTCATTGTCGTCGGCACATTGATTGTCGGGATGTTCGCCGCCCAGTTTTACGCACTTGACCAGACAAGTCCCCAACCACAGATGCCGTTTTGGGTGACGGTATGGTTTTTACTCAACCCGATGGTTGATTTTATGAGTATCTTTTTTGCCAATGAGTTGCCTTTTATCGATCAAACAGACGTGAATCCGTATCTGTTTTTCCTGTCCGTTTACGGTGTGTCGGGGGTGGTCCTGTTAGGGTTCTCCATATACCTGTTGCCGCCGGTACGCCGTAAACGCCGCGACCAAGGGGCTTGGTCTAAGATGGAGCGTGGTTGA